The Gemmatimonadaceae bacterium DNA segment TGGCCATCGCCGGGTTCTGCAGCTGCGGGTTGAGACCGCGGCCGTCAGGCGGGATCCACTCGAGGCGCTCGAAGGGATTCGACGCGATGGCCGTGGCCATCACGAAGAAGAGCAGCACGGCGGCATTGGTGCCGGTGACCCACGGCATCAGCGTGCGGTTCTTGCTGCGGTTGGTGTACGTCGCCGCCGCCGCGTAGCCGGCGAGCACGAGGCACCAGAAGAGCATCGAGCCCGCCTGGCCGCCCCAGAACGCCGAGAACTTGTAGACGATCGGCAGGTTCACCGACGTGAACGACGCCACGTAACGCAGGGAGAAGTCGCTGGTGAGCAGCGCCGTCCAGAGGCCCAGCGAGGCCAACACCACGAAAGCCGTGGTGGCATAGAGGCCGCGCTCGCCGCTGACGATGAGATCCTGCCGCTTGAGATAGCCGCCCGCGAACGACAGCGTGACGGCCCACAGGCCCATCAGGAGGGCGATCCAGAGGGAGAGCTCCCCGATGAGAACCACGGCGGACTACTTCTTGTGCGAGTCGGGCATCGGCGCGCCGGCCTTGATGGCCTCGCGCATCGCGTCGTAACCCTCGGGCGCCTCTTCATAGCGCGAGGCGCACTTGGCCAGCAGCGTCGTCGCCTGGAAGGTGCCGCTCGCATCCAGGCGGCCCTCGACCACGACTTCAACGGAATCCGAGAACGTGTCCGGGATGATGCCGCGATAGACCACCGGATACGTGGCGCGCCCGTCCGTCATATCGAAGGCGACCATCCGACCGGAGGAATCGCGCTGCACCGTGCCGGGGACGACGCGCGCACCGACCTTCACGCCCGTGCCGATGAGGGTCGGGTCCTGCGCGACCTTGGCCTCGAGTTCGTGCGGCATCAGGAAGTAGATGCCGGTGTCCTTGATGGCCCCGGCCATCAGGACGGCCGCGGCGCCGAGGACGACGGCCCCACCGAGGAGGAATTTGTTGCGCGGGTGCATCGGGTGACTCCGAAAGTCAGGTGTACCCGATACAATATAGCTGAGTCGCTTCCCGGCGTTAGCGGCCCAAACGCCGGGAGAGTCCAACGGTGAGAAGGAGGTCCTGATACGCGGTCTCGGAGTAAGAGGCGATGCTCTCCAGCGTGGGGTCAGTCAGCTCGTGCCTGGACGGCATATAGCGGTACCCTCCGTGCAATCTCAGAGCCATCCGCTGGGTGACGTCCAACTCAACCCCGACTGCACCAAGCGCACCGACGACCAACGGGGACTTGACCTGGTATTGGTTCGGTGGCGTGAATGCCCGATCGTTGGTCGTGGCATCGCCACTCAAGTACAGAAACTCCGGTCCGAACCCAGCGTAGACGCGTAGCTTTGGAGCCACCGGCATCGTCGCTTTGGCGAGGACGGCAAGGCCATAGATCTCACTATTGTTGCACTTGCATTCCCGCTCGCTTCCGTTATCACGGACGATGGGGCGCCTCGCGAAGTTTGCGCTGAGCTGCGCCGAGAAATCGAGCCAGCCGGCACGATCAAGCTCGACCAGGATGCCGTAGGTCGAACCCGCTTCAAACCGATGGGAGTATGCTGATGAGTCGAAGCCTGCAGGCGTCGGATTTTGAACCCATACGAGAAGCTCTCCGGCCTGTGGAGTCGTGCGGCCGACGATAGGCGTGAGAAGAACGCGCTGAGCGGCCACCGAATCAGACATTCCGGCGAGCAAGATCCAGCACAGTAGAAGTTTGCATCCAAATCGCATCTATCCTCCCGGGGTGTACAGAGACGGGTTGGTTTCACAAGCGACGTGTTATTGAAGATCTCAGTTGCGGTTACGGCGAGCCGCCGGCCTGCTTTCGCAACGGATCGCTGAGCCGGTCAGCATCTTCGTCCGTCCGAATGACGCGCGGAGTCAAAAAGACAAACAACTCAGTCTCAATCGTCTGGCGCGAAGCGCGACCGAAGAAGCCTCCGAGTAGCGGAATTGATGAGAGGATGGGGAGTCCCCCTTGGCGAGATTCGCGCTGCCGGTCGGTCAGCCCCCCGAGCGCAACCGTTTGGCCGTCACGCACCAGCAGCTGCGTCCGGACGCTCCTTGTGGCGATCACAGGCGCATCAAACGCGAGCTCGGACGTAGCGGTCGAGACTTCCTGTGTCACTTCGAGTTGCACGGACCCATCGGCCGATATCGTCGGGCGAACCATCAACTTAGTACCGACATCTCGGTACTGCACGATCTGGTCGCGGGTCGCACCGTCGGTCGGCAGCGACCGCTGAACCTGTACGAAGGGTCGTTGGCTGCCGACGACATGAATCGGCCCGGGTTTGCCGGAGGCTCCACATCGTGAGAGGTTGGAGCCATGCCCAGACGTTCCCCATTTTCGCCTGAGTTCCGCGAACGCGCCATCCGGATGGTGCTGGACCAGGCCCCGCAGCACGGCTCCCAGTGGGCCGCGATCCGCTCGATCGCCGAGAAGGTCGGCTGTCACCAGGAGACCCTCCGGAACTGGGTCCGCGAGCACGAGCGGAACACGGGCGTGCGACCCGGCCCGACCACGGACGACCTCGCGCGCCTCAAGGAGCTCGAGCGCGAGAACCGCGAGCTGAAGCGCGCCAATGAGATCCTGAAGAAGGCGTCGGCGTATTTCGCCTTGGCGGAGCTCGACCGCCGACCCAACTGATGGTGGCCTTCATCGACGCGCACCGCGCGGCGTACGGAGTCGAGCCGATCTGCGCAGTGCTGCCGATCGCTCCGTCGACCTACTACGAGGCGAAGGCGCGCGCGCGCGACCCGTCGCGCCTGCCGGCCCGCAGCCGCGCGGATGCGGCGCTCCGGCCGGCGCTCCAGCGCGTGTGGGCGGCGACGCGCGGGCGCTACGGGGCGCGCAAGGCCTGGAAGCAGCTCCGCCGGGAGGGCCGCGTGGTGGCGCGCTGCACGGTGGCGCGCGTCTTCAAGGCGATGGGCCTGCGCGGGGTGGTGCGCGGGCGCCGGGCGACGACGACCGTGCCCGAGCCGGCGGCGCACCGGCCGCAGGATCTCGTGCAGCGGAACTTCACGGCGACGCGCCCGAACGCGCTCTGGGTCTCCGACCTGACGTACGTGCCGACGTGGCGCGGCTTCGTGTACGTCGCGTTCGTGACCGATGCGTACTCGCGCCGCATCGTCGGCTGGCGCGCGACGACGACCCTGCGGACGGACCTCGCGCTCGACGCGCTGGAGCAGGCACTCTACGACCGCGCGCTCGACGGCCCGCTCGTGCATCACAGTGACCGCGGGTCGCAGTACCTGGCCATCCGCTACACGGACCGGCTGCTCGAGGCCGGCATCGAATCCTCCGTCGGCAGCCGCGGTGACGCCTACGACAATGCGCTCGCCGAGTCGATCAACGCGCTGTACAAGGCGGAGGTCATCCATCATCTCGGACCGTGGAAGGGCCTGGAGGACGTGGAGTACGCGACGCTCGAGTGGGTGGCCTGGTACAACAGCCAGCGCCTGATGCAGCCGCTCGGGGACATCCCCCCGGCGGAGTACGAAGCGCAGTATTATCACGCCCACGCCGCATCCGCGGCCGTGGGACTCAACTAACCGAGTCTCCGGGAATCCCGGGCCGATTCATGCAGGATAATGACGGGCTTCATTGTTCGTGAGATTGGTCGGCCATCGATGAACAGGCCCGAACTGGCCAACATACCACAGAGCCCCGACCGTAGCGCGTTTCATCAGATGGGCGGCGAGACGGACAATGTGAAATACCTGTCTGCCGATGGCCATCACGAATCGGTGCGCCGAAACGGAGAAGAGGTAACCGGCGAGAACGCGGCGACGTACAACTACGGAACGAATCCCGTAAGCCATACGGTGCTCGACATTGTGCCGTGGGTTGCGGTGGGCACGCAATCGCCGGGTGACAAGTCGACCGTGCTCAGCCGGCTAAAGGCGGTCGTTACCACTGTCGTAAAGCCGTGCGTTCAAGATTCGGGCGCGGATATGGGAGGGAGGGCTGTATGTCAGTAATGCGCCGGATCGCGATGCCGAATGCGCTCAGCGCGCTTCTGCCGCTAGCGTTGCTTGCCGCATGCGACAAGGCAACGCACGTGATTCACCGCTTCTCCTCGGAACAAATCCGAGTCGCACCGCAGCTTGAACTCAGGGTCGAGGGATTCGGCACGTGGACGTCACTACGGACCGGCGACTCCGTCGTCTTCGTCAGCGGATCTCCGTACGTGATCGAGGTTCGCGTCCGTGGGTCGGTCGAAGAGGTACACCTCACATCGTTGGTAATCACAGACACGACCTCCGGCGACTCCGTGGTGATCGGGCGTTGGGATACCGATGCCATGGACTGGTCGGACTCCGCGCGGGTCTTCGCACTGCGAGACGGCGTGGATCTTCCGCCTGGCGCGAAAACCATCCACGGCGTGATTCGCGTTGGCGCACTGGCCGACACGTCGAGTCACAGCTTCAGCGGCGTGCTAAGATACGATGTGCGCGCCGAGCGGCGAAGCCGCGTGCTCGAACGAATGCGTGGAATCTAGGTGGTTGCTGAGCGTCGATGGAGTTGACACGGTAGGCGTCCCGCAGGCTGGGGCTAATTTCGGCACTCTGAATCGACCCGGGCGCACCGGACGCTCGTTACTTGGTGCCTAACCCCCACGTTCTGCTGCAGCGGCGCAGCCGCTGTCAGCAGCAACGGTGGTTAGGCTTGGGATGAGCTGAACACGATGCAGCCGCCGCCCAACCCCTCGAAGGGTCGGGCGGCGTCGTGTTTGGCGCGCGGTCGTGGCGGGTGCCGTCGGCTACGCGCTGCGGTGCGCGAACACCCAGCGATTCGCGCGGATGAAGTCGAGCGGCTTGATCGCGCGGAGGCCGAAGTGCCGGCAGACCGTCGGGATCTTCGGCCGGTCCGTCGTGCCGTCGTCGTTCTCGCCCGTGACGACGACGGTGCCCTGCGTGCGCGCCAGCGCGATCACGAAGGGGTCGGCGCCGGAGCGGCCCTTCCGCGTGTCGATGAGCTTCGGGAACGCGCCCAGGATCTCGGCGACGGCGGTCTGCTGCGCCGCGTCGAGGTCGACGAAGAGGCCGCGCTGCTTCTTGGCCCACTTGAGCAGCGCGTCGTCCTTCTTCGCGATCTCAACGCGCACCTCCTCCGCGGCGACGAACCGCCCGGCCGCGATGCCTTCCTCGATGGCCTGCCACAGCTGGGGGAAGACGTCCGGCGGATAGCTCCGGTTCCACGCATCCAGGAGGGCGCTGGTGTCCAGGCAGTAGCGCGTCACGCGGACTCGGCGAGGTCTTCTTTTCGCAGCGCGGTCCGGATCTGCTCGACCTGCGGCATCTTGACGCGCAGGTATTCGGTCAGGTCCGCGCTCGAGATGCGCTGCTCGTCATAGGCGCCCAGTGCGAGGCGCGCGAAGCGGCGGCCCGCCCAGCCCAGCGCACGCCGGAAGTACGGCACGGGCCCGCCCTTCGGTTTGTCCCGCTCCCAGGCCTTCACGAAGGCAGCGTGCCGGGTGCTGTAGAGCGCGGCCGGATAGCGCCCGGCCTGCACCAAGGCCCGCAGCGCGGCATCCGTGCTGATCGCGTACCGATCGGCGAGCAACCGCAGCGTCGCGTCCGCCCACTCGCGCTCCGCCGTAAGGTCGAGGGCGACGAGGCTTTCCGCGAGCGAGTCGCGGGGCACGAGCAGCGCGCCGGCCACGCGATTGCAATAGACCTCGACGCGGTCCGTCTCACCGGTCGCGGCGGCATTGTCGTGCAGGTCGCACACGCCACTCGATCGGACGGCGACGTGCGCGAGCTCGTGCATCAGCGTGAAGATGCGCCCGCGCGGGCTCTCCTTGGAGTTGAGGGCGACGACCGGCAGCGGGAAGTGCGCGAGCGAGAACCCGCGGGCCTCGCCCATCGGCAGATTCTCGGTCTGGAACACGAGCACGCCGACGCGCTCAACCGCGCGCTTCCATCCGTTCAGCGCGACGTACTGGTCGGTCCACGCGAACTGCTCGGCGAGCGACACGCCGAGCGCGGCGCGCAGCGCGTCGGCGACGGCGAGCGGGTCCTGGGACAACGCAGCGGTGACCGGGAACGGCGGAGGCTCCTCCCCGAGACTGGCGGCGAGTTCCAGCGCGGCCTCGCGCCGCTGCTGCGCGCGCCGCGTCTCGAGCGCAAGCCGCGGGGTCTCGAGGGTGCGTCGCTTACCCTCGACGGTGCGGAAGTCGCGCAGCGGTGTGAAGCCCTGCGGCGGCTCAGGCAGGTAAAAGACGGCCAGCGGGCGCTTGTACAGCGTTGCCATCTTGCGCAGCTGCGCGAGCGAGAGCGGCTTGTTCCCCGTCTCCCACGCCTCGATCGCGGCCGCTCCCACCTTCAGGCGCTTCGCGGCGGTCGCGACATCGAAGCCCGCCGTCGTCCGCGCCCAATGCACGAGCGCGGGCGTGACGAGCGCAGGAAGACGTCCAGAAGCCACGGGCGGAGGTGGTGGTGGGTCGGAGCGAGAGGGGGGAGCGAGGCGTACGGCTAAGATACACCGCGTCGCACGCGGAGCGAGCCGTCAGCTCGCGCGTCGCGGCCTTCGTCGTACTCAGTCACGGGGCGCGAGACGCCCACCTCGGCAGCGAGGGCCTCCTGCGAGAGGCCGCGGCCCTTGCGGGTCGCGGCCAGCCGCGCGCTTGACTGTGCTGTACCCATATGGTGCAAACAGCGTGCACGACCGCAAGGCGTGATCCCGGCGTCTGAACCTCTTGAACAGGATGTGCCTATGGTCCGGGTCCCGACGCGGAGTTGGAGCGGCTGAGGCGCGAGACCGATTCGATCGCGCCGGTGCAGGCGCACGGTGACTACTATCACGAGAACCGTAAGGCGAGCTCCGACGCGTCGCTGATGTCGAGAATCGATGCCTTCGAGGCACTGAAGAAACGCCAGAAGGCACTACTTTCTCCTCAGGTTCAGCAGTAGCGGCGGCTACCGCCGGAGCTGCCGCACGACCACCGCCGCGCTCCCCCCGCCCGCCACGTCCGCCGCGAGGTCCCGCCACGAGAAGAACCGCCCGTCGGCGCGGTCATACAGCTCCTTCGCCACCCCGACGCTCAGCGTGAGCCCCGCCGCCGTCCAGGCCGCATCCCGGTAGCTCAGCCCGGCCGACCGGCCCAGCGCGTGCCCGCCGGCTTGAATCGCCGCTGACCCCACGAAGTGGTACAGCTTGTCCTTGCCGAACCACGGGTCCTCGCGCGGTCGCTCCGGTGGCGCGCCGAACTTCCCAGACCAGAGGACGAACACCAGCGCGAACTTCATCCGTCGTCCCGGTCGCGCGCCCAGCTCACGGCCGCGCGCGTCGCACGTCGCCAGCCGCCGAGGCCCTGGCGCGCCACGTTGTTGCCCGCCGCGGACTCGAAGCGGGTGAACCGGCGCGAGGCGTGGAAGGCCTCGGCACTCGCCCAAACGCCAGCGGCAATGCCAGCCAGTCCCGCGGCGCCCAGAGCCGTGGTCTCCACCAAATCAGGCCGCTCGACAGGGACGCCGAGCACATCCGCCTGGAACTGCATCAACCAATCGTTCTGCGCGGCGCCGCCGTCCACGCGCAGCACGTCGAGCGGCGCCCCGCTGGCCCCGCGCATCGTCTCGAGTACGTCGGCGGTGCTGTAGGCCATCGCTTCGAGTGCGGCGCGCACCAAGTGCTCGCGCGAGGTGCCGCGCGTCAGGCCGACGATGGTCCCGCGCGCGTCCGGCTCCCAGTGCGGCGCGCCAAGGCCGGTGAGCGCCGGCACGAAGTACACACCGTCGTTCGCTTCGAGTGATCGGGCCATCGCCTCGGTCTCGCTGGCCTTCTCGAGCAAGCCGAGACCGTCGCGCAACCACTGCACCGCCGCGCCGGCGATGAAGATGCTGGCTTCGAGCGCATAGACGGATTTGCCCTCGGCATCGCAGGTCAGCGTCGTCAGGACGCCCTGACCGCCGGGTGGTCGCGTGCGTCCGGTGTTGAGCAGCAGGAAGGCGCCGGTGCCGTAGGTGTT contains these protein-coding regions:
- a CDS encoding cytochrome c maturation protein CcmE produces the protein MHPRNKFLLGGAVVLGAAAVLMAGAIKDTGIYFLMPHELEAKVAQDPTLIGTGVKVGARVVPGTVQRDSSGRMVAFDMTDGRATYPVVYRGIIPDTFSDSVEVVVEGRLDASGTFQATTLLAKCASRYEEAPEGYDAMREAIKAGAPMPDSHKK
- a CDS encoding type II and III secretion system protein, which produces MLRGLVQHHPDGAFAELRRKWGTSGHGSNLSRCGASGKPGPIHVVGSQRPFVQVQRSLPTDGATRDQIVQYRDVGTKLMVRPTISADGSVQLEVTQEVSTATSELAFDAPVIATRSVRTQLLVRDGQTVALGGLTDRQRESRQGGLPILSSIPLLGGFFGRASRQTIETELFVFLTPRVIRTDEDADRLSDPLRKQAGGSP
- a CDS encoding IS3 family transposase (programmed frameshift) codes for the protein MPRRSPFSPEFRERAIRMVLDQAPQHGSQWAAIRSIAEKVGCHQETLRNWVREHERNTGVRPGPTTDDLARLKELERENRELKRANEILKKASAYFAFGGARPPTQLMVAFIDAHRAAYGVEPICAVLPIAPSTYYEAKARARDPSRLPARSRADAALRPALQRVWAATRGRYGARKAWKQLRREGRVVARCTVARVFKAMGLRGVVRGRRATTTVPEPAAHRPQDLVQRNFTATRPNALWVSDLTYVPTWRGFVYVAFVTDAYSRRIVGWRATTTLRTDLALDALEQALYDRALDGPLVHHSDRGSQYLAIRYTDRLLEAGIESSVGSRGDAYDNALAESINALYKAEVIHHLGPWKGLEDVEYATLEWVAWYNSQRLMQPLGDIPPAEYEAQYYHAHAASAAVGLN
- a CDS encoding DUF4411 family protein, with protein sequence MTRYCLDTSALLDAWNRSYPPDVFPQLWQAIEEGIAAGRFVAAEEVRVEIAKKDDALLKWAKKQRGLFVDLDAAQQTAVAEILGAFPKLIDTRKGRSGADPFVIALARTQGTVVVTGENDDGTTDRPKIPTVCRHFGLRAIKPLDFIRANRWVFAHRSA
- a CDS encoding ImmA/IrrE family metallo-endopeptidase; the encoded protein is MASGRLPALVTPALVHWARTTAGFDVATAAKRLKVGAAAIEAWETGNKPLSLAQLRKMATLYKRPLAVFYLPEPPQGFTPLRDFRTVEGKRRTLETPRLALETRRAQQRREAALELAASLGEEPPPFPVTAALSQDPLAVADALRAALGVSLAEQFAWTDQYVALNGWKRAVERVGVLVFQTENLPMGEARGFSLAHFPLPVVALNSKESPRGRIFTLMHELAHVAVRSSGVCDLHDNAAATGETDRVEVYCNRVAGALLVPRDSLAESLVALDLTAEREWADATLRLLADRYAISTDAALRALVQAGRYPAALYSTRHAAFVKAWERDKPKGGPVPYFRRALGWAGRRFARLALGAYDEQRISSADLTEYLRVKMPQVEQIRTALRKEDLAESA